TGCACTGTCGTGTTCAGAACCGTGGTATCTCCCGTCTGGATTTCAGTATAAATTGCCTCTGCGGCCTTACCGTAAGCAAGCATCATGAGAGACAGTTGTGCATTTCTGCAGAAGAGAGAAAGAAAGTTGTCTGCAACAATCCTTCCTCAACTTGAAGTTGTCACCCGCCTTCTCCATGGCAGTCATTACAGGTAAGAACAAATTTCTGCTCATTCCAAAGCGACATTGAAAGAAACCTTCATAGTATGTTGGGTCCGCCGTGAAGTAGTCCGTgtacaaaagccgtgcactgaaaatCCTATTCGGGGAACAACTCTCCGGTCCTTTATGAAACCTTGAAGTTCAGGAAGTGCTCCTATAGCTTCTCCGGCTTCTCTTGGATACtcatcatcatcgccatcatcatttCAGCATCTTCGTCGTTCGGATACGGAAAATAGATGAACTCGTTGAGTATGACTTTGTCAAGGTTGGCGTTTTCATAGGCATCATTCCACGACGAATCCATCTGTGACCTAGATAtaacaaaaagaataaaaaaatctgctcggacatttcatcgaacacatgGTGCGCGAGGTGTATATCCGCAGGAGCAGGATGTACTGGAACGACGACCTTGATCGGTTGCGATTTGGTCGGCACGGTGGGTGGGCTGGGGCCTGTGGTGGCGTTATGGCGTATTTATGGGCTGGGGACGCTAATGGACGAACGATGGCGGGGAACTACAGTGGCGGCTGTgcagacgaggaagaaaggagaagagaaACAAGGATGGCCGGGCAAGGAGAGGGGAGGCCTTCAAGAGAATTGGTGCGGGTCCTTACGGTCGGTCCTATGTGGCGGGCATGTGTGGACGCATCCGGGCGTTACTATATCTGCCTCGACACACATATAGCACCATGTgacctactccctccgttactaTATCTGCCTCAACGTACATATATatttatacatccgtatgtgatttatagtgaaatctctataaagacttatatttaggaacggagggagtaatttggtGTTCACAACGCATGTGACCTTGCCGATTCGGCCCCTTCAGCGCGCACGTATAGCACCATGGCCGGAGCTTGCCGCTGTTGTCCATGCGGCGCCGTTGCGCGCGTACCGACCTCAGGATGACCCATACATGATCACACGCGGCTGCTTTCCGTGCACCATGACCATGAGGTCTCCATCCTCGAAGCAGCCATGCTGCAATAAACAAACAGTTTACTCACCCCAAACAACACGATCCTAATACGTCAAACGTCATCACTTGCGTTATTCATAACAAAATGGATTGATTCTCACTGTCATGCGTCCTGCTACCTGAGCAACCCGTGCCTGCCTATAAATACAGCCGCTCGTGCCGAGGCAGCCAATCCATCACACCGATCCCAGCCAGCCAACCAAGCTACGAAACGAAGCAAGCGCCGGCCGTCGACTGGTCTTGATTGTGTCGGAGAAGATGGGTTCGATCATGACGCCTGCCGCCGAGAAGCCGCACGCGGTGTGCCTGCCGTACCCGGCACAGGGGCACATCACCCCCATGCTCAACGTCGCCAAGCTGCTCCACGCCCGGGGCTTCCACGTCACCTTCGTCAACACCGAGTACAACCAGGCCCGCCTCATCCGCTCCCGCGGCCTCGCCGCGGTGGCCGGCCTCCCGGGCTTCCGCTTCGCCACCATCCCTGACGGCCTGCCGCCGTCCGACGACGACGACGTCACGCAGGATATCCCGGCGCTCTGCAAGTCCACCACGGAGACCTGCCTCGGGCCCTTCCGCAGCCTTCTCGCCCGGCTCAACGACCCCGCCACGGGCCACCCGCCGGTCACCTGCGTCGTCTCCGACGTCGTCATGGGCTTCTCCATGGAGGCTGCCAACGAGCTCGGCCTCACCTACGTCCAGCTCTGGACCGCCAGCGCCATCAGCTACCTCGGGTACCGCCACTACCGCCTCCTCATCGGCCGTGGCATCGTCCCACTCAAAGGTACGTACGTACGTACAGCTTTTAGTTTGTCCCCTACTCAGTGCGCCCGTCACTCGACGCGGCGCACGTTGTGTCTCCAACACGTGCACTCTCTGCCCATTATCAGCGTTGATTGAAGCTCTTATCTGAATTTCTATCTTTACGCGCATGCAGATGCCGAGCAGCTGACGAACGGATATCTTGACACGCCGGTGGAAGACGTGCCTGGCCTGAGGAGCATGAGGCTCAGGGACTTCCCGTCCTTCATACGCACCACGGATCCGGACGAGTACATAGTGCACTACGTCCTGAGGGAGACGGAACGCACGGCCGGCGCGTCGGCCGTCATCCTCAACAGCTTCGCCGACCTAgagggcgaggcggtggaggccatggaggcgcTCGGCCTGCCCAAGGTGTACACTCTCGGCCCTCTCCCGCTGCTGGCGCACGAGGAGCGGCCCACGCCGCGCTCGGCCATCAACCTCAGCCTGTGGAAGGAGCAGGAGGAGTGCCTTGAGTGGCTGGAAGGCAGGGAGCCCGACTCCGTCGTGTACGTCAACTTCGGCAGCATCACCGTCATGACCAACGCGCAGATGGTGGAGTTCGCGTGGGGGTTGGCGCAGAGCGGGAAGCAGTTCATGTGGATCATCCGCCGAGACCTGGTGAGGGGTGACGCCGCGGTGCTTCCCGAGGAGTTCCTCGCCGAGACGGCGGGGCGCGGGCTCATGGCGTCCTGGTGCCCGCAGCAGGAGGTGCTGGACCACCCCGCCGTAGGCGCCTTCCTGACGCACAGCGGCTGGAACTCGGCCCTCGAGAGCTTGTGCGGCGGCGTGCCGGTGATCAGCTGGCCATTCTTCGCAGACCAGCAGACCAACTGCAGGTACCAGTGCAACGAGTGGGGCGTTGGCATGGAGATCGATAACAACGTCCGGCGCGACGCCGTCGCGGGGCTTATCACGGAGATCATGGAAGGGGAGAAGGGGAAGGGGATGAGGAAGAGAGCGGCGGAGTGGAAGAAGAGCGCGGTCAAGGCGGCCATGCCCGGCGGCTCGTCTCACCGCAACTTTGATGGGCTGGTCTACGACGTGCTCCTGCTCAAGAACTAGTTGTAGATCGACGTCCATTGTAACTATAGAACACTGTATCTTATTTGTTTGTTAAGAAGGTTCGTTTCTTTTGAGAGCGATGGGCCCTGAGTGGTCAGTGTGATTGTGTAGAACGATAGCGAACAGGCCACTTAGAGCATCTCAACAGCTGCgctatataagggcatctccagccgttgccccccaGAAGAGGCAAAAAACCGCCCCCCGGGgtcgcaccggcgctaaaccgcgcactgggggcgtgatgcccacccagtcgcggcgcccacggttAGTCAAAAAAGTCAAACACGGCGCAAAAACGACTTaaatttaacgcaaacatcggcgagttcattcaaacttaaacatattttacaaaaaaagaaaaaaaaaactatgcgggctacccccgccgtctccctcgccgtcCGCCGTCTCCCTTGCCGCCCgtccacgcggttctacatgccgaggaggcggtaGAACCACGTGTGgtcaccgccgtcgtcgtcatcaccgtcgtcgtcgtcgtcgccgcctccgctgtccctgctgcatccctcccccggttggcgcggcgggttggacggtccgggggcgtcgtcgtcgtcgctgtcgaggaccacgacgccgtgctcgtcctcgcgcccacgcttgcgggcggcgatctcctccagggcccggcgctgccggaccatctcgtcgcggaggtagtcgtcccgcgcccaccgcatggcgtcctcgtcagagaagccgcgccgggctatctcctcgtactccgcggggaggacgggctccggcttgggctcggcgaggacgaagcggccggttggtggagaggcgttggcgccgccggagctgcgggtgcgcgcgctgaccggcgtgtcctggggctccggcttgacagggcggaggcagggcgagccgccggacgaggaggaggaccccccggtctccatgcgcctcggggtccaggagcttccccgccggcgtgagaaggaagggggagcatggtactccaggcgcggcgtgttgccgccctcgatgtgctCGAGGACAGCCTCCAAcatgcgcccgggcacgccccaccacagacgccggccggcggcgttgagcctgccggagggcgacgccgttggtggcctcgagctactcggcctgacggcggcggaagtatggttcccagagcgggctgtcgggggcgTACCGTGGCgcctccctcgccgcacgcggcaggttcgagcggatgcgtgcgatctccgcacgccgtgCCGCGCCGGTCggtaccgggggcaccggcacgccgcccgcgctgatcctccacgtcccgggcacccgcatgtccggcgggaccgggtactcggcctcgtaaaggaggcgagcctcgtcttcgTGAAGATGGCggtggccgaagccgttcgccgccgcgccgtcgcctgggaagcgctcggccatggctGTGAACTGGGGACGGcgaaagagaggagaggagagggaggaaacgACGGCGGCGGGAGAGTGTGAGTCGCCGAGTGCGCCGGGGCGCTTCATATATAGGCCAAGGCGCGTGTGTCAcggtgtgtacgcgtggcgggcgagggagggcgagggacgcgcgtcgtctggtcttcactgcgccgcccgtgaggcatcaatggtgcaggctgaccggtgcggcagcgcggcagctttggtattgattcgccgcgggaaacgaggcgatgaggacgacgaagggccgagaagagagccgtgtcgcTCACGCGGCGGGCCCGcagctttttcgcgccaaaacagttcgcccggcgcccccgggcgccccccagcgcgccgggttcgggctgggtccgccggcactgttttcggcccaagccggcgaaaatcgggctcctgggggcgcgactgggccgttttttcagcgccggcgcgaaaaaaacgcctagggaggccttcctgggggcgtggctggagatgccctaagcggTGCACCGGAAATTTCTGGTTTTTAGCGCGTGTGGAACCGCTCAGCAAGCTCCAGTGGAGGTGCAATAACCGCGTGCGCGGCATAAAGAGTTCAGCACCCGGTCTGAGATGCCATCACGCGCCATTTATTTGGTGCGCCCTCTTCCGCGCGCTGCACACTCAAGCGCTCGCGCTGCACCCTCTCCGCCGCGCCACTTTCGCCCCGCTCGCTTTGCCGCCGGCGAATTGGCCCGATGGACGGACGCGTCGGAacccccctcaccccttcctacaCCCGCGACCCCTCCGCTGCCACTGCCGCCGCAAACCATAGCACGGGGAGCTTTGGCTTCGCCTCCGCCGGTGCTCCTCCAAGCACCAGCATCACGCGCGACCTTTTCATGCCGCCACGGACGGACAcagcggcggcgggtggcgtcgcgccggcgcccgCCATGAAGCCACATGCCCCGTCTTGAAGCTCCCAAATGCGGCGCGGGCGAAGAAGGGCAAGGTatccgcgaagaagaacaaggcggcggatgACTCCTCTAGGCCGTCGaagaagaagcttgcagggcgtgcgACGGACGCGCCGACGACCGATGCCGGCGAGCCCACTTGTTGAGCCGGCGGCCGACgcgcacaaggtgtttgatgaaatgcccacaaGGTAAAATTTCGTCAACTTCTTTTGCTGTTGTTTTTTGAATGCATACATATGGATAGCTTATTTGCTTCGTTGGATATAGTTTGTAGTTACAATGATGAGGCAtatatgtcaactatgggtgttggctccaacaattctcattggtctcaaaccaatgagatGCATTCCGATGGTCATGAGTTTGAGGTGGACAAGGATGATGAGGGCATCGTCGACGCACCGAAAGGAAGAGGGGGCAACTACACCATGGATGAAGACATCTTGCTATGCAATACTtagttgcaagtgtcgagggattcCTCCATTGGAGGGGATCGAAGTAGACATGCATATTGGCCCCAGATGAAGGAACACTTTGATGTACACAACAAAAGTAGAATTGACCAGTCCGAAAGATCTCTTCGCTCCCGGTGGCCGACAATCAACCGAGATTGTCAAAGGTGGGCGACCGCACTTAAGGcagttgacaagttgaacccaagtggcactaatGATAGAGATAGGGTAAGTGCCATTTCTTTCATGATtcttccatgttcatcatgcttctTCTTGGTGTTTCTAGTGCTAACTTGTTTTTTTGTAGCTCaatattgcacaaaacttgttccaAGGAGAGGAGAAAAGACCAAGaaagggaagatcaagaaaggaagaccatttaccttgcctcattgctataaAGAATTGAAGGATGATAAGAACTGGAAGCCCCGTGATGctatcgatgatgatgatgagagcaacaaacgcaagcgaactattgatttggatgatgatgaggaggaggcatcaagtgatgacggcaagagaaacCCTACACCAAACTCGGTTCTGTACTCCAAGCCAAAAAGACCGGATGGATGCAAGAAAGacacaaaagaaaagaagaagaggaaaggaaatgACGAGctaaaaaatgctatggaagctattgtgaaggaaAGAAAGGAAGCGAACGAGGCGAGGaagatggcaaggaaccaagatgtcgCGGCCGAAGAGAGGAGGTTGGCGGctgaggagaggagggtggcggccgaggagaggaaggtggcattggaggagaggaaggtggccaTGGAGGATCGAACTaggttgttggaatgggagaagtacttGTTCTTCATGGACACATGTGCCCTCGATGAGAACCAAAATGAGTACGTCAATCTTGCCCGTGAAGACGTCTTGGTCAAAAAATGAGCCATGGTTGGTGGTGGCATgggcggcatgggtggcggtggcatGGGCGGCATGGGAGGCGGTGACATTGGCAGCATGGGAGGCATCGGTAGCTTCGGAGCCACCATAGGCGACATGGGTGGCATGGGTGGCTTCAGAGCTACCATGGAgcccatgggaggcatgggtggcttcagaGCCACCACaggaggcatgagttttgcgtcTCTCATTGGAGGCATCGGAGCACCTCCGGGCGGCATGGGCGGAATGTCTTCCAGTGTGCCTCGTCACACACCttccgttgaagatcttgccaacaccttcCAAGCTACACATGCTGATGCAGCGCACgacaatgaagaggaggaggaagaatcgtcttcggatGAGTATTTTGAATCAGAGGAAGAGGAGGATGAAGACGAGGACAAGGCATGATTGTTGACGGGTCATTCATTTGTGTGAACTTTTATGTCATGAACTTGGTTCgaattttgaacttggttggatgatgtTGTGGGCATGAATTTGAACTTCTATGTCATGAACTTGTTTGGGTGATTTTAatctatgccatgtctttgttttgatgtttgaaatatCATCATCCTCTCCAAAATGCAACATATGGCAACTGGCAAGCACCGGCTTCTCGCGCACGCTGCAGTTTAGCGCGTCTGTTAGAGCGGCTCAGGCGCGCTATTATTTGCAGCGGCAGCTGGATCAAGCGCTCCTCACCGCGTAAAAACTCGCGATCAGCGTGATGCAAACGCTTTTTTAGCGCGTAGCATGTTGCGCggatgttggagatgctcttaatccAATTGTACTAGTAGGAGTGTAGGGCCGAAGAAACAAATGGCCCATGGCTACTCGCTGCTATATATGACCTGCATTCGTTGGATTAGATCGGGTGGCTTGGCTTGTTTCTTTCTGTCGGTATATAAGAGCATGGTTAGAGCAAGGTTAATAGCATAGCCGGCTATAATTCATTGCCACATCACCTAAAGCCTTCACCCATACAATAGGATGGCTTTTAGGTTAGCTGCAAAGCTGATTGTAATGAATACATGAACACTAAATACTTGAATGTACATAGGACAATAACAACACATTTAAACATTACTTAAGTCCGAATAGGGAACGCTATGACTTTCAAGTAACAGAACCATCACAATATCTTCACCCTTAAGCGAATCATCGATGACTTCATACTCTGGACGCACTTGATGAAGAAGCTGGCACACAAACAGGCCGCGTCCTCATGGCGTTCCTATCTCTTATGATGATTACATGTGCTTATGTAATTCACCTTTGTAATCAGGCAAACGTTGGGTTAAAAAATTGAGGGTTGTTTCGTTTGGATGTGAAGAAATCAAAGGAATGTAACCAGGCAAAGGAATAGCACATGACTGAGATGTCAAAACAGAGCAACTCCAACAGGGCGACCCATTTTGTTCgcctgcgtccgtttgggtcggcgtagACAAAGGTggaggcccaacgcgccgacccaaacctaAATCTCGCCCGCCTGGCATCCGCGCCAATCCATTTCCGGCCCAAAATTGAGCCTGAAATGCGTCGGCGTGTACGCTCCGCGCGTCTCCTCGGCGTCCGCCATGGCCCCACTTGTAGGCGGCCCAACTACCGCAAGTCGCCTAATTTATGATGACCACCGACAGCGAGCCCACTAGTCAGCCAGTGGAAGCATCCTTTTTTAACCACGTGTGTGGTGGGGCCATCCTCACCCACTTCCGTCCACATCTGACCCCCCCACCCCCTTGTGCTTCCTTGCCGATGACACCAAACCCTAGCAACTAATGGGCCTcttcggcagcagcagcggcaaagGCAAGGGCACCCCCGATGCCTCATCCTcccgtgctcctcctccccctcctcctcctccagcgccaGCATGTTTCCGCCCAGGTCGCCAACGTCTACACATCTCGGTGCACCAAGCACGGTGGCACCGGGAGTATGGGTAGCCGCTGCCCTACCGCAACGTCACGCTAGCGCACCACTGGCACCTGGATCCGCACCGGATCCCGGTGCCGGTCACTACTAgtgaaaagcctagcagcagcgcgggttctaggtatatcagtagcgcggggtgcggcgctactaataaggcgctacagctaacacgtagCAGCAACGCGTGcgcccccgcgctactgctatacaagtgtagcagcagcgtgctgcATGGATGCTCGCTACTTCTAATAGCTCTAGTGCCGCTTTacctatacgcgctactgctactgtcacgctactgctaatttcaatagtttttgaaaaaaaatctgcatatttgttttgtatttgaataggctttatacaagaatctttagcacatacaaatgtcatcatgatacacatacaaatggctgcgagaccacaaatgtaatcatagcatatacatacaaatagtctcatcataatcatcatccaacacaaagtggtatctcgtcatcatctcaaaaatagcgatacatgcaagtctcgaatacttgcaactacaacgccatccatctaaacaatggtatacgcgagaagagttatcactatgagtgagagcggaactatgcagtacatgaggcggcggttacgagtcctctctctcgctagcgtgaacctcaagtaaatagcttctcctttttgtctgcttttgaagcctttatggctggcgcccgagaccccactgataggtctccaacgtatctataatttttgattgctccatgctactttatctactgttttaggcaatattgggctttattatccacttttatattatttttgggactaacctattaactggaggcctagcccagatttgctgttttatgcctatttcagtgtttcgaggaaaaggaatatcagacggagtcaaaacggaacgaaatcaacaggagaagttatttttggaaggaaagccacccgaagcacttggagtgcacgtcaggagatacgagaggtgctcacgagggtgggggcgccccccctgggcgcgccctcctgcctcgtgggacccccgtagctccaccgacgtaccccctgcacccatatatacctacgtaccaaaAAACTtttagaacagaacctagatcaggagttccgccgccgcaagcctctgtagccaccaaaaaccaatcgggaccctgttccggcaccctgccgaagggggatcccatcaccggaggccatcttcatcatcccggcgctatgcatgacgaggagggagtagttcaccctcggggctgagggtatgtaccagtagctatgtgtttgatctctctctctcgtgttccctctcgtgttccctctatggcacgatcttgatgtatcctgagctttgctattgtagttggatcttatgatgtttctccccctctactctcttgtgatgaattgagtttcccctttgaagttatcttatcggattgagtcttttatgagaacacttgatgtatgtcttgcgatccacttgatgtatgttttggtgatcaacatgcgggtttcgtgacattgggaacctatgcataggggttggcacacgttcttgaccctccggtagtagctttggggcactctttgaagtacttttatgttggttggatgaatctgagattgtgtgacgcatatcgtataat
Above is a window of Triticum aestivum cultivar Chinese Spring chromosome 6B, IWGSC CS RefSeq v2.1, whole genome shotgun sequence DNA encoding:
- the LOC123138440 gene encoding 7-deoxyloganetin glucosyltransferase, with product MGSIMTPAAEKPHAVCLPYPAQGHITPMLNVAKLLHARGFHVTFVNTEYNQARLIRSRGLAAVAGLPGFRFATIPDGLPPSDDDDVTQDIPALCKSTTETCLGPFRSLLARLNDPATGHPPVTCVVSDVVMGFSMEAANELGLTYVQLWTASAISYLGYRHYRLLIGRGIVPLKDAEQLTNGYLDTPVEDVPGLRSMRLRDFPSFIRTTDPDEYIVHYVLRETERTAGASAVILNSFADLEGEAVEAMEALGLPKVYTLGPLPLLAHEERPTPRSAINLSLWKEQEECLEWLEGREPDSVVYVNFGSITVMTNAQMVEFAWGLAQSGKQFMWIIRRDLVRGDAAVLPEEFLAETAGRGLMASWCPQQEVLDHPAVGAFLTHSGWNSALESLCGGVPVISWPFFADQQTNCRYQCNEWGVGMEIDNNVRRDAVAGLITEIMEGEKGKGMRKRAAEWKKSAVKAAMPGGSSHRNFDGLVYDVLLLKN